In the genome of Calditrichota bacterium, the window ATTTGAATATACAAGCTATGTTATGCATGGATTGATTAAAAATGAACAAACCCTCTGGGCACCTTTTGCAATTAATTCAACAGAAGAAATGGATCTTGAGCAATTAAAATCTACACTCAATATTCCGGAGCATATTCCTTTTATTGCCAGTGATCCTACCAGGGAAGAAGATGTAAAGCAAATTTTGCTTAGTCTAAAAAAATATATTGCTCCGCAACCTGAAGAGCCGGATGTTGAAGTTGATCAGGATGAAGAATTATGAAAGAAGTGTTCATTGTAAGTGAAAGTGAAGATATTTTTTCAATGTTTTCCGGTGCGTTATCTTATCTTCCGGTTCATTTCTCATGGGTCGGGGATATGGATGTTGCAGAAAAGCAATTCCGAAATGAGAAACCGGATTTTGTTTTTTTTGCCGTTAATAAACTAACTCTTCTTCATAACTGGGTTGCCCGTTATAAATCATTCAAACTAAAGACTCCCTTTTTATGTTTTATTTCCAAAATTGGTTGGGAAAAGCGTGAACTGCTTTGGATGGCAGGTGCTGCTGAAGTGATTGAATTGCCAAAATTAAATAAAGAATTCAGGCAAATTGTTGAGTCAATTCTTGTTTCTTCAACCGAGGAAAACGCAGATAGCGGATTGAGTGGCAGTTTAAGTTTGATGAATGTGATAAACCTGATTCAAACATTTCAGGATGGCAAAAAGAATGGTATTATAGAATTGATAAGTAAAAACAGGGTGGGACAATTACAGTTTTACAAAGGTAAACTTGTAAACGCTCAGTTTAAATCACAAAAACCACTGGATGCGGTTTTAGCGATGTCTTTATGGCGTGAAGGCGTTTATACCATTTCATTGGACAAAACGCGTCATGCGCATAAGTTAAAACTTGAAAATGAAGAGATAATTAAGGAATGCCAAAATCATATTCTTGCCAGGGAAAAGTTGTTAAATTCTTTGCCGGATAGAGAAGTGGTATTTTATGCTTCACCACTGCTGGATTATGAAAAAATAAGTGCAGCCGATAGGAAAAGCCTACTGTTTTTTAAATTTGGAAAATCTTTAAATGGATTTTTAGAGAAAAATTCTGAAGGCTCGTTGGAGTTTTTAAAAGGAATTGATAACTGGGTTGAAAATGGCTCATTGATTGAAAAAGAAGAATATCAAAAACAGCAACTGAAAATTAAAGAACAGAAAAACCAATCCGGTGTAAAGAAAATTATTGACAAAATATTTTCTAAAAAAGTTACAGATGAAGAACAATCATCTAAAACTCAAAAAACAGTAAAAAATATTATCAAAGAAAACTCGCATAAAAAGTCGCACCTATTTGACCGCTATGAAGTTTTGGCTGAATTTGGCCGGATATTGGAGAATTAAAATTGAAGGAAGATAAAACTGTTTTAGAAATTCCCGTATTTGGAGCCTTCGATCAATATTTTGATCAATTTATGGAAACCAATAACAATGTAAATGAAAAAAAATACCACGATTTTGTTCTTAAAGAATATGCAGCTGATGATTCTCACATTGTATATTTCTATTTTATGGATTATATCCCGGAAACCGGTAGTGCTTCACTAATCGATCAAATTATACCCAAAGCCCCGTTTTCATTTTTCCTGGTTGATTCTAAGGAAGGCCTTCAGGAAGAGGCGACGCGTAATTTAATAGTAAATTATTGCGATAAATATTCAACACCTGTTTTTTTGATTGTCAAAAAAGACCCGCTTGAGTTTTATACAAATATTGTGAAAGATTCTTTGGTGGAAGAAAACAGTTTAGAACTAATCTTAATTGAAAATGATTCTGAAAATGTACAGAAAACAGCAATTGTTGAGGCGATTAAAAAAGTAACGCCTGTTAATATTTAGAAAGGATTCTATACGATGGGTTTTCAAACCGACGCGATTCATGCCGGACAAACAGCAGAGCCGGTAACCGGCGCAATTATGACACCGATATTTCAAACCTCAACGTATGTGCAGGAAGAGATTGGAAAACATAAAGGGTTTGAGTATTCCCGTACACAAAACCCAACAAGGCATGCCATGGAAGAAAATATTGCTGTCCTTGAAAGCGGAAAATATGGGATCGCTTTTTCATCCGGTTTGGCTGCAATTTCATCCATAATTGAAATGTTGGAACAAGGTGATCATGTAATCTGTACCGATAATGTTTATGGTGGAACTTTCCGGGTGTTTGATACAGTCTTTAAAAAGTTTGGTTTAGATTTCAGTTTCGTAGATACTTCAAATTTTGCACTTATTGAACAGGCATGCACAGAAAAAACAAAACTGATTTTTGTCGAAACTCCAACCAACCCAATGCTAACTTTAACTTCCCTGAAAAAGTTAGCAGATTATGGTAAAAAACAGAATATTTTAACTGTTGTAGACAACACATTTATGAGCCCATACTTTCAAAAACCTTTGGAATTTGGGATTGATCTTGTCGTGCACAGTACAACAAAATATTTAAATGGGCACAGCGATGTTGTTGGTGGTATTGTTTTAACAGCAAATAAAGAGTTGTCTGATAAGCTTCATTATATCCAAAATGCAGTAGGTGCAGTGCCTGGCCCAATGGATTGTTTTTTAGTTCTTAGAGCAACAAAAACACTGGCTTTAAGAATGCGTGAACATGAAAAAAATAGCATTGCACTGGCTAATTTTTTAAATGATCATCCAAAAGTGGAAAAAGTAATATATCCCGGTCTGGAAAGTCATCCACAACACGAATTGGCAAAAGAACAAATGAGCGGCTTTGGTGGCATTATCAGTATTGAGCTAGGTAGCCTGGAAAATTCGCGTAAATTTGCTGAGTCACTAAAAATATTTGCCCTGGCTGAAAGCCTTGGTGGTGTAGAAAGCCTGGTGGATCATCCTGCAATTATGACTCATGCATCCGTTCCTCAGAATGAACGTGTAAAACTTGGTATAACTGACGGATTAATCCGTTTGTCTGTTGGTGTTGAAGACGAGGAAGATCTGATAGAAGATGTAAGGCAGGCACTGGGAAATATATAAAAACAATTGGTTATTCTATTTTGGAGTGATCAATTTCTGTAATAATCCCCCGAAATAAAATCCACTCAACTTTAATTTTTTTATAGAGTTAGATTAAGAAAACATAAATTAAAATAGACTTTTGATCAAAATGTGATCCAGGTTGTATGATTTCCCTTTAGTATTTCATTATTATTTTATGTGATGAAAAAGGAACCGAGAATCTTAATGTAATATTTAACAGTTTAGGCATTATGAAAAAGTTATATTTATACTTTATAACAATAATTCTATTCTCGATAAGTTGGTATCCGGCAGATGATACTGGCTTTTCATCGTATATTTTGCCTCGAATGTTAAAAGTTGTTGCAGATGCTGATAGTGCTTATGATGTAAAGGATTATTCATTAGCAACGAAATATTTCAGTGAACTTAATGATGAATCTGCAAAAAACTTATCGAACTCCTCTCGCTTCAAATTTGCATATGCTCAATATAGAAATGGTGATTGGGCAAAAAGTAACGAAAATTTTGATTTTCTCTACCAAAAGTCAAAAAACTATTTACCTCAATATAGATCCTTTTTTAAAATAAAAAATCTCTGGCATTTAAACAGACTGGAAGCTTCCGCTCAAGCAGAGAAGTACATCAAAACATATAAAAAATCAGCCCTTTCAGATTCTCTTCTTTTACCGCTGGCTGATTACCTTTTTGAAAACAAGCGCTTTACCAAGGCCAGAAAATACTATCAATTGTTTAAAAAGCGGAAGGTTGATAAAAATAAAATAGCCTATAGCGCAATCCAGGCATCATTATGTTTGTATCATTCAAAAAAACGTTCGATTGCAAAAGATGAATTTATTCAGGTTTTGAGAAAATATCCTTCAAGCTCGGAAACGTTCAGGTTTGTGCAGTGGCTCCGTCAGGAAGAAGAAAAGTTTTCTGAAGAGCACTTTTTTAAAATTGCGGATGTTTATTATAAAAATAAAAATTATTCACCATTAAAAAGTTTACTTGAAGAATACATAAAAGGTGAGAATGACAAAGATCTCAAGGAAAAGGCACGCTTCAATTTAATTAAACTTTATTTTGCAAAAAAACAATACAGTACTGCGCTTTATGGTTTTAATAATTTGCTTGAACACTTGAATAATAAAAGTCTTGAGCCAAGAATTCGTCTTTACATTGCGCGGATACATTTATATAAAGGTCAAAAACAAAAAGCAATTACAGCCTATTTGGATTATGCGTCTCGGTTTCCAAGGAGAAGAATTGCTCCTGAAGCTGCCTGGAAAGCTGCATGGATTAGCGAGGAAATGAAGAACCTGCCAAGAGCGATGGAATTATATAAACTTGTCAGGAAAAAATGGCCTGGCAATAAACTGGCACGAGAGGCGTACTTCCGGGAAGGATTTACTTCTTTTCGTTTGGGAAATGTGCATAAGGCAGAGTCAATTTTTAATTCTATCCGCTATAAAAGATGGCCGGATGTCGATAAAAATCGGGCTAAATTTTGGGTCGCACTTTGCCGGGATATGCAAAATGATTCGCTAGCTGCCCGGAGTTTAAGAAAAGAATTGGCTGAGAATTTATGGGATGATTATTATACAATGAAGAGCTATCTGATGCATAAGTCAGATTTTGACAGCACAATAGGCATTTTGTCAAAATTTGAAGATAGCTCACAAAATCTTTCATACTATGCTGCTACCGGTTTAATAAAAAATTTTGAAGAAGCTTTTGAAGTAAAAGATGTGTTAGGTGAAAAGTATGCATTTGCAGCCCTTGAAGATATCAAGCTTTCAGCTAAATCTCAGGATGAGTGGATTGCACTGGCTGAGATTTACAAAAAATTGAAAGCATACAGCAAGGCTTTTAAAGCCTATGATTATATCAACTGGAAATTCTTCTCGGACAAACCTTTTATTGACAAAGCATTTATTTTAAAAGAACGATTTCCATATTATTATGATTCATATGTCCACAAGTATGCACGTAATTCCAAAATTGAACCGGAATTGATTTTAGCCTTGATGAAGCAGGAAAGTATTTTTGATTTTAATGCTCATTCCTGGGCTAATGCGTATGGTTTAATGCAACTTATTCCGGCTACGGCAAGGGAAATGGCCAACCTTAAAAATGTAGACTTAAAGGAAATTAACCAGCTTTTTGATCCTGAACTGAATATTAAACTTGGGACGCATTATCTAAAACAATTGTCGAAACGGTTTAAAGGAAAAAAAGAATGGGTTTTGGCTGCTTATAACGCCGGGCCTCACCGGGTTAAACGCTGGAAAAAGCTTCCGGGGTCAGATCAGATAGATGTATTTATAGAAAATGTTGAATACAGCCAGACAAGAGATTATGTACGAAAAGTTATGAAAAATTATTGGGCCTATAAACTGCTTCAAAATAATTTTCAGCTAGAAAACAGTGATCTGCTTTTAGGATTACAATAAAATTACAAGATGTAACCTGCTTCACATATTTTTATAAAATTCTTTCCTATCTTTAAATTCATCAACAAAAAATATATCTAAAATGAACTATCTGTTTGGTACTTCCGGTTTTAGTTACGATGACTGGAAAGGAAATTTCTATCCGGAAAATATTAAAAAGAATGAGATGCTTTCTTTTTATAGTGGAATATTCAAAGTAGTAGAAATTAACGTTACTTATTATACAATACCTTCAGCAGCGTCTTTTGAAAAAATGGCAGCTAAAACAGAAGACCAGTTTGAATTTATAGTAAAAGTTCACCAGGAAACGACACACCGGCGTAAAGAAAATGAAGCATCAATAAATTTGTTGGTGGAGGCATTAAGACCGTTATCGGAGCAAAAAAAACTTGCCGGGTTATTAGCACAGTTTCCATACTCTTTTCCAAATTCAGAGATAAATAGAAAGTACCTAAGAAAAACAAAAGATTTTATTAAAAATATTCCCTTATTTGTGGAGTTTCGAAATGCCAGCTGGAATAAATCGGCAGTAAAAGAGTTTTTATTTACAAACAACATTGGTTATGTAAATGTAGATGAACCTAATCTAAAAGGTTTGCTTCCCCAACAGGATTGGCTTACCTCAGATTTAGGTTATGTAAGATTTCATGGAAGAAATGAAAAAAAATGGTGGGATGGTAAAGGAAGTGAACGATATGAGTATAATTATAATCAAGACCAGTTAAAGGAATGGCTTATCCGGATAAGTGAGATATTAAAAAAATCATATAAATCTTATATATTTTTCAATAATCACCCCAAAGGAAATGCGCCGGCAAATGCCCAGTCTTTACAGAAATTGGTTAAACAATATATTCATAAATAGCTATCTTTGATTTGCCTTAACCCACTATGTCAATTAAATTTAAGCCATATATTTACCTAACTCGTAAATCTCATTTTTATTTAAATTCAATTTCAGGGTTTTTGGAGGCCGGATGAAAACCAAAATAATGGTTGTCGAAGATGAACATGAAACGCTCGAAATGATGACCGAAGTGTTTAGCAGTAAAGGCTATGATGTGGAAAAAGCTGCTAATGGAATCGAAGCACTTAGAAAGATTAAAACTCAAGAACCTGATATTATCCTTTCCGATATAAATATGCCAGGTATGGATGGAATGGAGCTGCTAAAGAATATATCAAAGGATTATTCTCATATTCCGGTAATAATGGTTACAGCTTATGGTACAATTGATAATGCTGTAGAAGCCATGAAAATGGGAGCCAAAGATTATATTACCAAACCTCTCCGATTTGATGAGCTACACACAAAAGTAGAACGAATCTCTCAACTGAGTTCATTAATAAAAGAAAATGAATTTTTACTTAATAAGCTTCAACAAAAGTATGATTTCACAAATATCATTGGCAAAGCAGACAAAATTAAACAATTGTTTGAACTGGTTCAGGATGTTGCTTCTA includes:
- a CDS encoding DUF72 domain-containing protein; this encodes MNYLFGTSGFSYDDWKGNFYPENIKKNEMLSFYSGIFKVVEINVTYYTIPSAASFEKMAAKTEDQFEFIVKVHQETTHRRKENEASINLLVEALRPLSEQKKLAGLLAQFPYSFPNSEINRKYLRKTKDFIKNIPLFVEFRNASWNKSAVKEFLFTNNIGYVNVDEPNLKGLLPQQDWLTSDLGYVRFHGRNEKKWWDGKGSERYEYNYNQDQLKEWLIRISEILKKSYKSYIFFNNHPKGNAPANAQSLQKLVKQYIHK
- a CDS encoding DUF4388 domain-containing protein; the protein is MKEVFIVSESEDIFSMFSGALSYLPVHFSWVGDMDVAEKQFRNEKPDFVFFAVNKLTLLHNWVARYKSFKLKTPFLCFISKIGWEKRELLWMAGAAEVIELPKLNKEFRQIVESILVSSTEENADSGLSGSLSLMNVINLIQTFQDGKKNGIIELISKNRVGQLQFYKGKLVNAQFKSQKPLDAVLAMSLWREGVYTISLDKTRHAHKLKLENEEIIKECQNHILAREKLLNSLPDREVVFYASPLLDYEKISAADRKSLLFFKFGKSLNGFLEKNSEGSLEFLKGIDNWVENGSLIEKEEYQKQQLKIKEQKNQSGVKKIIDKIFSKKVTDEEQSSKTQKTVKNIIKENSHKKSHLFDRYEVLAEFGRILEN
- a CDS encoding PLP-dependent transferase, translated to MGFQTDAIHAGQTAEPVTGAIMTPIFQTSTYVQEEIGKHKGFEYSRTQNPTRHAMEENIAVLESGKYGIAFSSGLAAISSIIEMLEQGDHVICTDNVYGGTFRVFDTVFKKFGLDFSFVDTSNFALIEQACTEKTKLIFVETPTNPMLTLTSLKKLADYGKKQNILTVVDNTFMSPYFQKPLEFGIDLVVHSTTKYLNGHSDVVGGIVLTANKELSDKLHYIQNAVGAVPGPMDCFLVLRATKTLALRMREHEKNSIALANFLNDHPKVEKVIYPGLESHPQHELAKEQMSGFGGIISIELGSLENSRKFAESLKIFALAESLGGVESLVDHPAIMTHASVPQNERVKLGITDGLIRLSVGVEDEEDLIEDVRQALGNI
- a CDS encoding transglycosylase SLT domain-containing protein translates to MKKLYLYFITIILFSISWYPADDTGFSSYILPRMLKVVADADSAYDVKDYSLATKYFSELNDESAKNLSNSSRFKFAYAQYRNGDWAKSNENFDFLYQKSKNYLPQYRSFFKIKNLWHLNRLEASAQAEKYIKTYKKSALSDSLLLPLADYLFENKRFTKARKYYQLFKKRKVDKNKIAYSAIQASLCLYHSKKRSIAKDEFIQVLRKYPSSSETFRFVQWLRQEEEKFSEEHFFKIADVYYKNKNYSPLKSLLEEYIKGENDKDLKEKARFNLIKLYFAKKQYSTALYGFNNLLEHLNNKSLEPRIRLYIARIHLYKGQKQKAITAYLDYASRFPRRRIAPEAAWKAAWISEEMKNLPRAMELYKLVRKKWPGNKLAREAYFREGFTSFRLGNVHKAESIFNSIRYKRWPDVDKNRAKFWVALCRDMQNDSLAARSLRKELAENLWDDYYTMKSYLMHKSDFDSTIGILSKFEDSSQNLSYYAATGLIKNFEEAFEVKDVLGEKYAFAALEDIKLSAKSQDEWIALAEIYKKLKAYSKAFKAYDYINWKFFSDKPFIDKAFILKERFPYYYDSYVHKYARNSKIEPELILALMKQESIFDFNAHSWANAYGLMQLIPATAREMANLKNVDLKEINQLFDPELNIKLGTHYLKQLSKRFKGKKEWVLAAYNAGPHRVKRWKKLPGSDQIDVFIENVEYSQTRDYVRKVMKNYWAYKLLQNNFQLENSDLLLGLQ